The genome window GTCCGCGAATAATGCCTGCACCCAAGCGCTTTGTGCGCACGGATAGCCGCATCTTGTATGTGTGTTTTTTCGCGCGGGGAAAATCTCCCCGGGCATATTTCCTGCGTTGAGCCGTCGTATTTGCATTGATAATCAAAAAATTTTCCTTTTGGAGGGATTATTTCTATGACGGGAAGCGCATAATATGTTTCTTCCCGGAAGTTTTCAAGCACACCGCATGTTGCCTCTCTCCCGTTAATGTATTTTTCTACCAGTGCTGCTGAATCAATGCGGAGTGCTTCGGTGAGGGCGTCCGCAAGATTTGGGAGCGTGCGCACGATACTGACTCCTACTGATGAGCCTTTCCCTGCGGGCTTAACTACCCAGGGAGGAGCCATTGCCCTATGCACTACGCGGCAGGTGTCTTCAACATCGTCTTCTGGTTTTACTAGGATTGACGGCAGTACTTTGAGTCCCGCACGCGAGAGCAGTTCTTTTGCCACGTTTTTTTTCATGGCAAATCGGGACGCGATAGCGTCCGAACCGGTATACGGAATGGCGTGCCGTTCAAGAATTTTTTGCACTGTTCCGTCTTCCCCATATTCGCCGTGCATCGCATTGAATGCGACATCAACATGCCGGAGAATTGTTTCAGGGGAGCGGACAATCCCTTTGTGGTGCCATTCTCCGTCGCGGGAAATGAATATATCTATGCCTTTATACATCCCTTCAGGGAGGCTTCTCAAAACATTTTCGCCGGTTTTCAGCGAAACATCATATTCGGAAGACGGCCCTCCCCGTAGTATGCCGACGGTTATTTTTGCCATGGTTAGTTATCAAGATTATAAATGAATATCGATTTTCCTGCACGAGCGATGGGGGTTTTACCGCGAAGCCAATCATAGCGGTCTTGTTTCGGGATATCGAATCCCTTTACTGTGGTGCCCCATGCGGTTTGCCGGAGCGTTATTGAAATTGCAAACCACCCTCCGTCCGGTTCTCCTTTTGCCGAATACCATTCCTCGTACGCATCGCCTAGGTAATACCGCGGCGAGCCGCCCCCGAAGTAATTTAGGCGTATATGACTAATTTCTTGTTCGTCCACAAATGCTTTGAGCCGTTTTAAGTCCTGCCCCCAGTCATAGTTGGAATCGACAATATAGGAGTATCCATTGTCAGTACCTCCTGCAAGCGCGTTGTAATAAGAAAGATAATTCGGGAAGGCAAAAAGAACAGTGCCCGCCATCCATAGTAATAAGATGGAAACACACAGGAACTTAGGAATGCGCTTCATCATCATTTCATATAATGATATGAGCCACTCTCTTATCGTCTGCGGGTCGGTAAAGGTGACATGATGGGTCCAGCGGACAATTTCACGCGCTACGATAAGAAAGATAAATGGAAATGTCGGCAAAACATGGCGTACGCCGATATTCAGGGGGCTTGCAATAGAACTTATCCAATAGATAACAACGAATAGTCCGCTTCCGGTAAGTACAAAGTTGTCGCGCATCCATTCAAGAGTAGAGGAAACTGCTTTTTCATGGCTCCGCGCAACCATAACCAAGAATAATATAAGCGCAAGTACTGTCAGGAGATGGAACGCAAGCTGTTCTTTTAGAAGATATGCGACCGGAAAATAATCAAGCCAGCCGTTATTGGTAACTTCGCCCAAAAAGTATGTGGTATTCCCGTGCGTGCCGCGATTAACAACCATAAGGAGACCATGAGC of Candidatus Niyogibacteria bacterium CG10_big_fil_rev_8_21_14_0_10_46_36 contains these proteins:
- a CDS encoding D-alanine--D-alanine ligase, with product MAKITVGILRGGPSSEYDVSLKTGENVLRSLPEGMYKGIDIFISRDGEWHHKGIVRSPETILRHVDVAFNAMHGEYGEDGTVQKILERHAIPYTGSDAIASRFAMKKNVAKELLSRAGLKVLPSILVKPEDDVEDTCRVVHRAMAPPWVVKPAGKGSSVGVSIVRTLPNLADALTEALRIDSAALVEKYINGREATCGVLENFREETYYALPVIEIIPPKGKFFDYQCKYDGSTQEICPGRFSPREKTHIQDAAIRAHKALGCRHYSRTDMMLANDTVWVLEINTLPGLTSESLLPKSAEAIGLSFPALLDHIVRLAIKK